AGGTACAGCTTCGCCAACACCTATAACATCATCATAATTTGTTTCGATAAAAACATATATACTTTCTATTACTTCTACTGTTCTTAAAGCTGTTTTGAATGGTTTCTTCAAAGGTGTTCCATATCTATAGTATTTAATATCTGTTATAAACATATAACTGCCCCTTTATTCTATATTTACACCTGATGCTATGTTCAGCACTTTTTGATCGACATCTAACGTTGCTTTTGTTCCAAATGGTATCGCAAAATGAGGCGTACAATGACCGATGTTCAAATCAAATGCTGCAGGTTTATTCAATCGTGTGATAAAAAAGTCTAAAACTTCTTTCATCGTTAACGATTTATTAGGATTTTTAGGTTTACTATTTGTAAATGGCCCAATGATAAATCCAATTGCATCATCTAATTTCCCTGCCGACTTTAATTGTTGAAGGAAACCATCAATCTTATACGGCTCTTCTCCTATATCTTCAATAAATAGAATCTTTCCCTTTGTATCAATTTCGTATGAAGTGCCTAAACTAGAAACTAAGAGCGATAAACATCCCCCAACTATTTCACCTTCAACTCGACCCGATACGAGAGGTTCGAAAGTTAATTGATCAGTTGGATATGAAATATCTTTACCATCGAATAACTGTTCAAAGCTTTTTAAAGATATTTCATTATAAGCATCACCTATATCGGAAGCAATCATTGGTCCTTGATATGTAATCAATCCCGTTTGTTGTCTAATAGCGTTATGCAAACACGTTATGTCACTATAACCCCAAATGATTTTAGGATGTTTCTTAACAAGCTCATAATCAATGCGTTCTACAATCCGAGGTGTCCCATATCCTCCACATGCACATATGATACCTTTAACTTCATCATCCCTTAACATGTCATGTAAACTTTGTAATCTCTCTTCGTCCGTTCCTGCTAAATGACCATAAATTTGATCAATATTATTCGCCAACTTAAATTTAACTTGATATCGCGCTTCTAAACGTTCTAAACCATTCTTTAAATGTTGTTGATTAGGCGGGCTCGCTAATGCTACTACACCTAATACATCTCCCCGTTTTAATCCCTTTGCTTTCATTTAGACACGACCTTTATCAGAATATTCTTATATTATAGCAAAGTTATAAAACATTTGTACAAAACAAAAAGCGCTACCTACAAATGTAGGTAGCGCTTTTCTATATATTAGTCTTGGAATTTTAAAAATAATGGCGGAGGAAGAGGGATTCGAACCCCCGCGAGCCGTTAAGCCCCTGTCGGTTTTCAAGACCGATCCCTTCAGCCGAACTTGGGTATTCCTCCAAATAAGACAATACTTATCTTATAACATGCCATCACTTATGTCAACAATAAACGTCGAAATTAAATTGTAATTTTCTTCTTTAAGGATTCATCTACAGCTTTTGCAACTGCACGACCCTCTTTAATAGCCCAAACGACTAAACTTTGCCCTTTTCTTGCATCACCAGCGACAAATATTTTATCTTGATTTGTTCTAAAATCTTTTTCGTTTGCTACGATTTTATTTCGTTCAGTATTCAAATTGAATGAATGAGGCACTAAATGCTCAGTTCCTTCGAATCCAATTGATAATAGAACTAAATCTGCTGGCCAATGACGTTCAGTTCCTTCTACAATAACCATACCATCTTCAGTTTCTTCTAACACTTGTGTGTAAAGACCTCGAATATTACCATTTTCATCAACATCATAACGCATCGTTTGAATACCGTAAGCTCTTGGTTCGAATCCGAACTTTTCGCGATACTCTTTATGTGCATAGTCTAATTTGAAAATTGGCATTGGTAATGGCCAAGAAGTATTTTGTTCTATTTTATCAGTTAATCTTACATATTTATTAAATTGGACAACTGATTTACAGTCATCTCTCAATGCTGTTGCTACGCAGTCAGCACCTGTATCACCCGCACCTATTACAATCACATTTTTGCCTTTAGCTGTTATTGTCGGTTCATTAATTTCTCCCATTTGTAATTGCGTTTGTTCTGTTAAATAATCCATTGCAAAATGAATACCAAAACTCATACGTCCTTCTAATGGTAAATCTCGTCCTTTTTGTGAGCCTGTACAAACAATAATGGCATCATATTGTTCATCTAGCTCTTCTTTCGTGATGTCTTTCCCCACATTAACATCTGTTATAAAGACGATACCTGCTTCTTCCATTAATTTAACACGTCGCTCAATCACTTCTTTGTCTAATTTCATACTTGGTATTCCATACATGAGCAAGCCACCTGGACGATGGTTTCGCTCATATATCGTCACATTGTAACCTAATAAATTTAATTCTTCGGCTGCTGTTAATCCTGCTGGACCACTACCGATGATGGCTACTTTTTCATCTAATCGGTGTTCTGGAAACTTCGGTTTAACAAGTCCCATATCATATGCTTCATCTATAATTGTACGTTCAATTCCTTTAATGGCTACTGACTCATTATTAATTGCTAACACACATGACGATTCACACGGCGCCGGACAGACGCGACCAGTAAATTCAGGGAAGTTATTTGTTTCAGATAGTCTTTCATATGCCTCTTTGTAATCTTTTCGATACACTAGATCGTTCCACTCTGGTATATAGTTACCAATCGGACAACCTATTGTATCTCTACCGAATGATGAGCCTGTCTGACAAAATGGTGTTCCACAGTCCATACAACGCGCACCTTGTGTTGCAGCATCTTCTGTTGTAAAACGTTGTTGGAATGGTTCATATCCCTTAATTCTATCTTTTAATGGCAACTCATCAAGTTGTTGCTTAGGATACTTCATAAATCCTTTAAATTCACCCATAATATGCCCTCCTTCTTAATATACAGAAGCCAGTTCTTCTTCATCACCTATAGATTTTCGATCATCAAAGAATGCATTTAAAAGCGCATCTTCTTCGTTCTCTAATTTGTGTAGTGAAATCTTCTGCATCATGAGTTTGTAGTCTTTAGGAATAACTTTAACGACTCTTTCTACAATTGTGTCAAATGATGCTAAGACTGCTTTTGCTTTTTTACTATTTGTATATTTAACATGTTCTTCTAACATATGTTTCAAATTAGCTATTTCATCTGCATCTTTTAATGTTTCAAATTCCAGCGTGTCTAGCTCGTTCTCTTCTTTGAATGTTTCAACATCTGTAGGCATTGCGTAACAGACACCACCACTCATACCTTGACCGAAGTTACGTCCGACATCTCCTAAGATGACAACACGACCACCAGTCATATATTCTAGTCCATGGTCTCCAACACCTTCTACAACGACATTGACGCCACTATTTCTAACACAGAAACGTTCTCCTGCTCGTCCATTTATATAAGATGTTCCACTCGTAGCACCATAGAAACAAACATTACCCACAATGATATTGTCTTCTCTATCTTCATTCGGTGCATTCAAGATTAATTTTCCTCCTGATAAACCTTTACCGAAGTAATCATTAGCATCACCAGTATGATGTAAAGTCATGCCTTTAGGTATAAATGCACCATAGCTTTGACCAGCATGTTTAAACGTCTTAACATGTATTGTATCTTCTGGTAAACCAGGTTCACCATGCACTTCTGTAATATAACTACCTGTAATCACACCGACATCTCGTTCTGTATTACGTACATTGTAGCTGCCTACAAATTTTTCGCCGTGATCAATAGATGCTTTTGCATCTTCATATAACGTCGTTAAATCAAATCCTTCATCAAGATGATGATTTTGATTAGTAGAGCGATATCTTTCACCTTTGTTTACGAACAATAATGCTTCTAAGTCCAATTCTTTTGCTTTAGGATGAGCATAACAACGGCTAGAAACTTCTAATAAATCTGTTCTACCAATAAGGTCATCCATCTTCTTCAATCCTAACGAAGCAAGAATTTCTCTTATTTCCTCGGCAATAAAGTACATGAAGTTCACGAT
This portion of the Mammaliicoccus vitulinus genome encodes:
- a CDS encoding S66 peptidase family protein, whose translation is MKAKGLKRGDVLGVVALASPPNQQHLKNGLERLEARYQVKFKLANNIDQIYGHLAGTDEERLQSLHDMLRDDEVKGIICACGGYGTPRIVERIDYELVKKHPKIIWGYSDITCLHNAIRQQTGLITYQGPMIASDIGDAYNEISLKSFEQLFDGKDISYPTDQLTFEPLVSGRVEGEIVGGCLSLLVSSLGTSYEIDTKGKILFIEDIGEEPYKIDGFLQQLKSAGKLDDAIGFIIGPFTNSKPKNPNKSLTMKEVLDFFITRLNKPAAFDLNIGHCTPHFAIPFGTKATLDVDQKVLNIASGVNIE
- a CDS encoding glutamate synthase subunit beta — translated: MGEFKGFMKYPKQQLDELPLKDRIKGYEPFQQRFTTEDAATQGARCMDCGTPFCQTGSSFGRDTIGCPIGNYIPEWNDLVYRKDYKEAYERLSETNNFPEFTGRVCPAPCESSCVLAINNESVAIKGIERTIIDEAYDMGLVKPKFPEHRLDEKVAIIGSGPAGLTAAEELNLLGYNVTIYERNHRPGGLLMYGIPSMKLDKEVIERRVKLMEEAGIVFITDVNVGKDITKEELDEQYDAIIVCTGSQKGRDLPLEGRMSFGIHFAMDYLTEQTQLQMGEINEPTITAKGKNVIVIGAGDTGADCVATALRDDCKSVVQFNKYVRLTDKIEQNTSWPLPMPIFKLDYAHKEYREKFGFEPRAYGIQTMRYDVDENGNIRGLYTQVLEETEDGMVIVEGTERHWPADLVLLSIGFEGTEHLVPHSFNLNTERNKIVANEKDFRTNQDKIFVAGDARKGQSLVVWAIKEGRAVAKAVDESLKKKITI